Within Larus michahellis chromosome 5, bLarMic1.1, whole genome shotgun sequence, the genomic segment AACgttttctctgtttttgctgGTGTGACCAAAGGGGTCTTACAGCGCGAGGGTGGTCTAGGGATCTCATCCTTAAGCCACAGGCTCTCACATTTGAAGTGGCTGAGGAGGGAAAAATAACTTGCTCTGTCAACACGCGTGTTTGCCTGTGGAGAGATGCAAAGCTCTTCCATGCTACTGCTCCTCTTGCTTCCCTTTTTTTGTACTTGGCATGGCACATGTTGCCGTGTTTGCCTGAGTGTCCATAACCTGCGGGAGGACAGATCAGGCAAATTGGCAGCTTTAGAGCCTGGGTTTGGGGGAAGATGCTCTGATAAATGACTTCTCCAGCATTGCTTCCCATCGCCCCCTCCGCCTCCGAATTTCTCACAGAAGGGAAAGCTGCAGGAGCGGCTGTGGCACCGACAAAAGCCAACGGCAGCCGCGGCGGGTGAGGggtcccctccgtcccctcccctgccactCTCCGCGCCCTGTCAACTTCCAGGTAAGATGAATGTCTGTCCCATCCATcatcccgcagcccccgggggggcgggAATTTGCTCGGCTACGGAAACTTATTAGCCTCAGACGGGGCGGCTTTGTTGACCTGACAGGGCTGCTCTTTTGTGGGCTCTGTTGCCGGGATTTATCCATTTGCATAATGGATTAGCATGAAACAAAACGCACGGGAACGCTTCTCCGCCTTTCCCCACTCTTTTTTAGCTGAGGGACCTTTCGGGCGAGTTAATTTATAAATGTgacttcccttttcttcctcggGGACCTGTTTTCTTCCGAGGAAGAAAGGCGCGCCCAggagcctcctctcctctcccctcccctcccctcccctctcccgccGCCGAGCGACCATCGCCGCAGCCTCCCGCCTGCGAGCCGGGCGCCGCTCGCCCCCTCGCTAGCCCCGCTAGCCCCCATCAGCGCTCCGCTGTGCTCCTAGCGCTTTTTCTCGCTGCGGGTGGcgccggtgccggggctgcggtGCGCTCCCCAATAAACCCCGGCCGCTCCTCGGGGCGGCCGCTCGGCCGGTGGGCTGGCCCGggtgcccgccccgccccgcccggtaGCCTAGAaaagcggggccgggcggcggcggctgctcggTGGCATCAGGGCTCTGTACCCccacccgctccccccgccgACCATGAAGAACTCGGTGCCGCAGGCggcctccctgctgctggagaagctgctgctcctcGTCCACGTCCGGCCCCTGCCCGCGGGCTCCGGCGGGgaaacgccgccgccgccggcccccggctACTACGACACCAGCTGCTTCAAGCGGGGCGACCTGCTGGAGGTGCCCCGCACCCTCTTCATCCACTTCGGCATCTACCTGGGCGAGAACCGCGTCGCCCACCTGATGCCCGACATCCTGCCCGCCTTCACCGGCGACCGCCGGCAGATCCAGCAAGTGGTGACTAACAAGCGGCTCATCCTGGGCGTCATCACCAAAACGGCCAGCATCCGGGTGGACACGGTGGAGGACTTCGCCTACGGCGGCAGCATCCTGGTCAACCACATGGACCGGCTCTTCGAGGACCAGGTGCTGGGCAGCGAGGAGGCGGCCCGCCGGGCGGAGAAGCTGGTGGGCGCCACGGCCTACAGCCTGCTCTGGAACAACTGCGAGCACTTCGTCACCTACTGCCGGTACGGAGCCCCCGTCAGCTTCCAGACCGACAAGGTACGGGCACCCCCGCGGGCagccgccccgcagccgccgggaGAGGCCGGGGCACCGGCGGCGGCTCTGCCCTTCCCGggcgctccgccgctccccgaaACTAGGTCAGCCGCCGCCGACCGCCGCGGGCCCCCGGAGCCGCTGCCCGGTCGGTACGGCCCGCCGGGCACGGCCGGAGGTGGCGGGCACGGCCGCCGGTGCGGGGCCgccggggagggcgggcagcCCGGCCTCTGCCGGCTTCCAGCGGCGAGGCGGAATTCCGACGGCAATTCGTTAAGACGCTCTTAAGACGCTCTGAAGCTGCTCGTTCCCGCCGGAGCCGCGGGGCTgaagctgggctggggggtcGGTGCCCGGCTCGCTTTTCGCCCTGTGCCGCGCTCCGGGGAGCCCTGCAGAGAGCCGGGCCGCCACCGCTGGTCTGTCGCGGAGGCAGCGGGCATCTAAAGCTTTCCTCTTTAACCCTGATCCGttctctttttgttattattttttctttttttccccagttctgtGAGACTGTGAAGATGATCATTCGGGACCAGAGGAGTGTTCTCGCTTCAGTGCTCGTGGGATTAGCATCAATAGTCTGCCTAGGTTTGGCACCCTCCACCACCCTCCCGACTATCTTTATTCCCTTCTTTCTGTGGATGGCTGGCTAACAGCCTCCCCGGAGGCTGGCGGCTAGCGTGTGTATATAGGATGTATACTACTGTATTTATGAAAGCACAGATTATTCATCAGCGTCTCGTAAAGTTTCTTAACCTTGTGTGCTATTTTTTTTGAATGCAACTTTGTCTAGAACACAGTGCACAAGGCATAGCTTACTGTGTAAGCCAAATAATAGATTTCCTGAAAATCTCAGTTGGTACAATTTAACACACCTTTAAATCATGAAAAAAGTAGGGTTGCGATGCAGTTCTGCTCCTTGCCTTTAGCCATAAGTGATTCTGGTAATACCCTTCATGTTCTTCGATTTCGTAGCTGCATACCTGTGTGCCGTAACTATTAATAAAAATGGATGATGGGGTTCCACAAAGTGATGGATATTGAGAACAAACTACTTACCTCTCACTTTGATAGATATAGCGTATATTCAGAAGTTACTGTCTCCATTCCTAAAATATTCTTTAGTGGAAATGTAAGTAAGTAATCTGACTCTATttgacagcaaaaagaaaaaccagcccTAGGCTGGGTGCCGTGTGCTGCAGGAGCACATCTGGCTGCATTGGCTACAGTCATTTCCCTGCTGGGAAATGTTCGCAAATCTCTCATTTGTATTAATTGTGTCAACGCTATCGTATTGAACAACTTTTTAATTGGGTTAGCGGTAAGGAAAGACGGCAATTCCTCAGCATTTTCCTTGCTACTGATAGTGGTTAGCATGGCTAAGATAAATGGCTACAGAGGGGTTTAGGAGCTATGGGGAGAAACTAGCTTGCTTTGTGACAACTAGCGACATACAAACGTCGGAAATTTCCAGCGTTCCAGGGCACATAGTGGGGAGGAGTAGGACAGACGCCAATTTAGTTCCTACCTTCCCTCAACGATGGGACCCGTGTGGGTGCCATGAAGCTTCAGGGATCATTAGAGCAGTTTCTGCAGTGGCTCTACTGCCATTTTGGATATTGCCTTAAAACAAGATGCCTCTCGGTGAAAGACAACATGTCTTTCTATACTCGTCTCTTGCAAATAAGTACTCACTTGCAAGCCAGCAGTTGGTGCTAAAAATGTTTCGTCTTCGATGTTGAGGCCTTTATGTTTATCAAGAATGTGTAAAGTTGGATTTGAAATCAAGAAAACATCTACCCAATTGTTTGAGTGCTAAAaacctttgctatttttttttttcttaccaatgTCTTGATGTATGCAGAGAAATTGCTCGGCTCCTGGAATGCCTTGCATGCGATACATGCACTTACACGTTCACGCACTACGCTTGCCTTCCTTTCTAGTCAAAGGCGAATATGACGGTGTCTTCACCAAGGACTGAAACTCAGATTTGCTTCTTTCTGTGAGTGGTGTTCAGTAGCCTGTCATCAGCTCTGCTGCCGAAGCGGCCGCTTCCCCCATTTTTAGAGAGACTCATTTTATGTGTGCCATGAACCCCCTTCTCCTTCCCGTAGACCTTACAGCTGCGTGAAGATCGGATTCTTGAACTGTGAGTCTACTCGGCTGCTCTCTAATCATCTTTCTTCTTCTGGCTGCTCCGCTATAACCGACGAAGAATGTAAAGGCTGGGGTGAAATTCCAGGCTCGTAGGAAACGGCAgcgcggctgctgctgccatcaACGGAGAGTGGATTTCAGCCCAGCCTTCGGCACGCGCTCAGTCTGCAGCCCAGCTCCAAGCAGCTGGAGATCAGTTCCCCTTGGGTCCTTGTAAACAACTTCTGTTCTGCTTTCAAAGATTGCAACGCTCGGTGTAACTGTTCCTGGTAAACTTTTAAAActaaggtgtttttttaattaacatgaaTTGCTTTTTCATAGTGTATGCGTTAATAATATTTACATAAAttccagtgtggttttttttacttgctgTGCATAAAGTATGAACTGTAGTCATTACTGTAATTATATAAAGagaatttattcatttaaaaatgtctACCAGCCTCTTGAAATTGAGTATAATGCTATAGCATTTCTCTAACGTATCCCAGTAGGGCACTGAACAGTCCATTAACATGCAGTTACACGGTGTCTGATTACAGgtgggcttttcttttcccctttatttaCTTGGGATTTATAAGAATTCCAGTAATTCTTATGATTCACTTATACAATAAACAACGGGGTCATGACCAGTAACCAAATCATAAGTGGGACTGCTGGAAGGCAGAGAAATGTTCCTGCTCTGACTTCAGTATCAAAGGACCAATGCTCCCGCTTTGCTAATGCTGTCGAGCAAGAAGCCTCCAGATGAGACTGGGGGACTAAACTGGGATTTTCATAGGTGTCTATGAAAGAAGTGAAAGCAGTTCCTTGCAGACGTCCAGCTGTATTAGTAAAGAATTTTCCTTCAACATGTGAAGTTTTAAGCTTATGCAATACTATGAAATGGTCTTAGAATGTCTTGCTCTATCCTTTCATCAAAGGCAAGCCATAATGTGGGCACAAGAGCAGAAATGCAGCTGCATGTTTAGGAGTTTTTCCTACCAACTATAATTCTAGCAGAGATCTGGAAATTTTGTTAAGAGTCAGGCATGAGTCAAATCAGTCATActctgagggggaaaaacaagACTAGAGGCATGAATTCTCATGTTCAGCTCTGCGTGTGGTGTTTgtgctctgaaatattttggtAAATGTCAGTGTCAACTTTTTTGTGTAATTACTCGAGCAAAAATAAGCACTTGCCCTAGGTGGAGCATTGCGTTTCAGACTTGAGCTCAACTGTGATGCCATTGAAAGGAAGGAGCTAGTTATaataagaaaaacacagaaaactgtgGAGCACTTCAGCTGTTCGGAAACGTGCGTGCTCAGAAGTGAAATTGTTCATCGGGAACCGTAAGTGATGGTGATGGGGAGTGTAAATCTAGAGCTGCAGCTCATTTTAGTGGTGGGgctgttttaaaaagctgtgtgGTTAAACCAGAATATGTAATGGAGGAGTGTAACCATCACCCCTGGGCCACTGGGAAAGGCAAGGAGCGAAGACATCAAGTTAAGAGGATAGATGTTTCACTTCAGGcgttccaaagaaaacaaaaataaaatgagcatTCACAAGGCTCGAAATGTTTTTACAAAACCCACGTttaaaagcgaaaaaaaaaaaagttagttgcTAATGAAGACATTAGAACAGTGagctttctgtttgtatttattttagcttGGAACATAAATGATTACTCATTTTGTGGTGAACAGTCATCTGCTGCTTGATTTCACCTTTGGGTCCTCCTGCGCAGAAGGAGAATGCTACACATAAATACCACTGAggcttttaatgaaaacaaaatcatagCAACACTGGTTAAAGTctgagggggtggggaagagggaatTAAACTTGTGTGTGACTTGACATCGTCCAGACAGGTTTTAGAAAGCAAGCTGCAGCAACGAGAAACATTAGAACTGTGATCTCTAGAAATAATACAGTGCTGTATTATTTATTGCATGTTCTCACATTAAATAAAGCGTCACACGCCACTGAAAGATACAGAACTGTGTCAGGCAGTCAGTGACTTAGCATCTCCTTTATCcactgaaatttaaagaaaaaaaaaaagttctcaggTGACTCTAGGAGCCATTTGCTCTTTATGCTTTGTAATAGCTTAGGACCTGATTCCTCTGAGCACTTTTAGTGTTGTGAATGGGCCTTCTGATGGGAAATGGAGATTCGAAAGCTTCTTAGTAGTTTTGAGGCTCTTTGCTGTAGTGCATTGCACTTTCCTGTAAGCCTTACCGAAATCTTTCAGAACACTGTGCTGGTAAAATAAATGGtctcctctgctgtggggacagatCACTCAAAGTATTTGACAGCTATTTTTGGCATGATTCCTTAAAAATTGATTCTGTGCTATGTTTTGTGGTTTAGCTTCGTTTCTGAAGTCAAGGGAACGTTTAGGGTATGGTCCTGAGTGCTCAGAGACTCAGGGAGAAGTGGGGGAAGTGGGGTGATCTTTAGGAGACTTAAATCAAAATTACACTGATTGCAGTACCGCAGTTCTGTCTGTGACAAAACCGGTGATTTATGTTTACTGTTTCTGTGCCTCGTAGGGTAGAAAACTTTCTGTAAGATGTTCTGTAGCTTTTTAATGTTCCCCCTGTTTATCAGGGAACTTTATTTAGCCCTGTGACCTTGTTTCTGTAGTTGCCTCTTCTCTATGGTGTATCTGTGAATTGGAAAACAGTCGGTGGCTGCTCTGTGATAGTGAGATTTGCAGCAAATCAGCTGCACAGCGCCCTACAAGTACATCACAACACCGACACCTAGGTGCTTGGGCTGAAGGAGGCAGTGAAAGTGCGGGAGGCAGATAACGTAGGTTCATTTTACTTGCAAGGGCAGGGTACTTCAGGTGTGCTGAAGGACCAGTCGGTGAACGCAGTCTTCTCTGCGTGAGGGACCAGTCTTCGCTCATTTGTGGAGACTCAGATGCTGCTTAGCTGGGCACAGTGGGCACAGTGATGTGTCTGctctcctgtccccagctggagTTTAGGGGGCTTGAGACGGGGTTGTATGTTAGGCTGAGACGAAATGGATTAACTTGCCTTCCCTTGAATTAAGAGGTATGCCATTAATGCCACAGGCTGTTATCTAACCTAGTAAATAAAACGGGCTGGGGTCCATCTTCTTTGGCCTCAAGTTCCGccaggtttaggttggatattaagaaaaatgtcttcactgaaagggttgtcaagcattggaacaggctgcccagagaagtggttgaatcaccatccctggaggtatttaaaagacgggtggacgtggtgctgagggacagggtttagtgctgtttttgtcagtgttaagctgatggttggactcaagtgatcttaaaggtcccttccaacctaggcaattctatgattcttctgaCTGTGTGGTGGTACACTGTGACTCCTGTCCATATAGCTAAACTCTCTCACCGCTACAGCGTACCTTCACCTCTGGTGGTTCCTGGCCTGCCTTGTCTGAAGGCACACTCCAAGACAGCACTCATTACCAGGGGCTGCAACTGGCATCATGCAAGCAACATGCATGCAAACATGGATGACCATGTGCAAATGCACAAACCTCTTCTGTGACCTTGTTTAGCTGATTAACCTGGCCAGAATTTTAAGGTAGACATCCCCATTTGTTACCCAAAACCTTGAGTCCTTTCCCGATTGAGCAGGACTTTGAATGGAAACAGTGATACCATCTTATAAAGAGTGCAAAAATGTGATGGTTACAGCGTTTCTGGGGATTTGGGAGACCTGCTCCTAGGACCTTCTCAGTCCATCCTGCAGGAGACTCACCAGACTTTGGATAAGGCTATGAGGTGGCTACCTACCCCTTTAATCAAGCTCGGCAACACCTGTGGCTTTGAGTTAGAAGCAGAAAATGGCGGTCTGGCCCctctgcactggaacaggctctgTTTGGACTTGTATTTGCCCCCCTCCAAGGGTGGTGTCACTTCTCGAGGTCTATGGACCCCAGTGAGGTTCTGAGTGGGAAACAGATCCCTAGATGCAGCCAGGAACTAGAAATGCTGAGGTTGGGACATTTCTGACTTTGACACAACACAAAGTGCAGCCATTCAGAAAACTTTCAGATGTAAATAAGGGAGAGACTATCAGGTTACCTCAAAggtttgctgctttgctgcagtaTTGTTTTAGTTAAAGCAAACGCTTTTAATTAAAGCAGATATCCGCTGTACCTCTCTAACTATTGCCTACAGTTTCTCTTTTTcaattctttcccatttctgtaaCTGGGACAATAATCATCTCTGTTTTCTGGCCAGCTGCAAGACTTGATTACTATTTGCATAAGGTTGTGGGTTCCTTGCATTGGACATACCGAATAAATAAAATGTGTGGTTCCTTACCACAAGGCAACTTCCCTGCCTGCGAAACCAGAGTTTTCTGTGAGGGAGGCTAAGGAGGTATACTATTTTATATAATTAAGAATACACGCAAATGAAGGGTTATGCTCTGCTAAACTTGCCAAGCCACCTTATCTTCTGCTTCTGCATAGTCTTAGATGCAGCTCAGATTTGCACCTGTGTGCCGTGCAATTTTGCAAAAAATACCTGCACATTTCCATTTAGTATTGCACAGAAACATAGGAAGGGGTGGGTCTGCTACTGCCACACAGTAGGTAAAAGGTTAGTAATTAATCCTGATCAAAAGTGAAGAAATGCAGGTGTGAAGATAATGAGAGCTCTCCTGCACCTCTGGTGGAAAGATGAGAGTTAGATATTAAACAGAATAACTTGTGCTATTTCTGTTTGCAGACAAGATGGTACGTAGCTCCAAGGGAATGCCCAGGAGGAGGGAGGCACCTGGTTTCAACCACATTCATTTAGAGTCTGCCTGAATGACGTGGTAGAGCACTGTGTAAGTAAGCCTGGAGCCAGCGATGACTTGGTTGCCTCCAGAACCAGAAAAAGTTCTGTGAAAAGCGTGGAACTGCATTTAGCCCTAGGGGAAGAAGGCTCTTTGGTTTGGCATCATACTATCACAGCTCTGTTGCTTTTGGAGCCTGAACAGATAGCACCACATGATCCTGTCCTGTTTTGCAGTCCTACCAGCTCACCCGAAGCAAGAACTTTGCATCAGGCAGATATGCTCCAGACTGCTTAAATTCCATCCCAAGCCGATTTATTCACAGGTTACTTTACAGAGGTTCCAGCTCTGTCAGTTCCTGAGAAGTCCCTCCTGAAGTATCTAACTCTTCCTAAGAgtatcttcctcttcctttggAAGTGGAGACTGAAGGCCTCACTCAGGGCTGAGAATCACCTCCGACTGGCAAGTGTGTAAGGCTGCAAAGCCTAAAGTATACATGAAGATGTAGTTCATGACACCCACAGTCACTTTGCCACGTCCCATTCCTTAGTCTTTCATCGAGCTCAGTACACTCACAAAACTCAGCTCCTCTGGAAATCCAAACATGTAATAAACTAGGACGTGGCCTTGACAAATAGAGGCAGAAGTAACATCTCTTCATCCAGCACATCCGCCATTTAGCACCAACGATCGTGTGGTAAagacagctttttattttcctttagttaTTACTCCCAATTTCTGACAGCAAGTAGGTTTGGTCACACTGTATGTAAGAAAGAACCCTTCTGTTGTTCTAGTCACTATTTTAGTACGACAATTAGATCATGTATTCACAGGGAGGGTGTAGACTGGGAATAATGTCCTTGCAAAAACTTGCCTGGAGAAAGCAGTAATTCTGCTTGGCCAGTGAACTGAAATTCCAGTGAGGAACGGAGCGTTTCTATTTCTGATGTCTTTGAGCAATTCCAGTAACTCTAATACTGTTAAAGCATTGAGAATTGCACAGGCAGTAGATCCGATGCATAGTCATGAAATGCGTTTCAAAATTATAATGAGGTTTTTATGACTTGCAAAGAGGTTTTTTacaagcaaactgaaaatatcCACCCAAACCAGTTATAGAAATTACTTTCCCTCAGTAACTTTCtggtttgcatttttcagtttgggGAATGTTTCTGTTAACAGCTCTCTTACAGACAGTACTCAATCCtgcaattaaatacaaatttgtgGTTGCAACAACAGTCTGTTCTTATGGGAAAGGCACTCTGGATTTGTGACATAAAGTGTGAGCTCACTGTATCACTGAACAGGAAAGGAATATAGGATGTGAGCAAGACACCTGTTTATACAAAAACCATTTGATCCTAAtgaaaaaagttacttaaaaaaataatcactttactagcactgaatatttaaaaattatgccACTAGGACAGGTTCTCAGTAATTGAGAAGTACTCCAAGCTTCTTTATTGCAACAGCATCGCTGAGTTATTTTCTTGCAGATAAAAAAAGCTTCTTGCAGAGCTTTGCCACTGACTTTATAGAGAGCAAGATCAAGTATTCCCACCCATTCCCTGACCTCCCCACAATCTCCTACCTGTGGAAATTTAGTAACGATATTCAGAAATGAACCCCTGATCATTATGAACTTTACACTGAATTATGATTTGAAGAATCTCACAGGTCATGAACTgtgcagcttttttattttcttgtagttCTTTAAGTCTCTTGAGACAGCTGCCTACAGACAAGTTGCTTCTGCACTGACACCGGTGTTTCTACCTAGTTATTTTTTGCTGGTCTTGGCAATGCACTCTTCAGCTGGCTTCTGAGATCTTTTTCTGTGAACACAACTACTCCCATTAATCTTTAGGAAAATGGGACTCTCAATCCAGAGCTGCAGCAAGACAACCAGACACTGTTAACAACTTAACTACCTTTGAGAGCCTTGAGCTTATAGACAAGGGCCAAACTTTTCAACGTTGTAAGAACTGAGGAATGAACTTGGCAATATCCAAAGGTTAGTTTAGCCCCGTATCATTCCTCACCAATAAGCACCGGTGAGCACTTGGGGAGAGGGTATGTACAGGCTGAGGCTTGATACGTTCTCAAAAATTTCTGTAAGCAACAATTCCCCAACTTCCAGCTTTAAAGCTTGCATTCATTTTATCATGTTTAATACTCTTACCCTAAGTGAGCCTGTTTTACTCTATTTTTAGCTTATCTGGCTGGCCTCTGAAAGGTTCTATGGCAAGATTAATTATGACACAtgaaaaagcactttattttaaattggctGCCTGATGACTACATTAGCTGTCCCTCCCCTTCTTGTACTACAGGGAAAAATGAATAATCATTTTGCGTTCATTTTTCCCACTTACAGTCTTACAACTCTCAGATATTCCTGATGCggaagtcagattttttttttgtagtttccaCAAATTTACCCTGAACTACTTCTGAAAGGGGCTCATTTGGCACCATCCTTGCTCTCAGAAATTTATTACACATTACACCTCTCAGTCCAACAATATCATCCTGGAGTTTCTTTAGACTTGACTACACCCAGCTTCATCAGTTTGTTACTTTGAGTTTACTCATCAGTCATAAAATGCCTTTTACTGACCCCTCAGTTTAGGACTAATGTGAGGACATCTTTCCTGTAGAAAAGAATGGGCTTACTTTGAAAACTTCTCTATCACGTTTGTACTGAAcattagtgcaaaaaaaaaatttttttttggttttgctatgGTCTAATCTTCCTCGAAAGGCCCTTTCATGTCAGTTCCCTCTCTGGCAAATGGCTGGCTTTTGATATGTTTTAacaatgcttttttaaaattatcagcTTGTATATTAGTAAAACGatcctttaaatcttttttagCCTGGGTACTTGGGGCTTTCTACATAGCTAGCTTATGCAGAGTGTTTGTGGTCCTTGTTTAGATACAAGATCTGCTTTTTGGATGGTGTAACTTCTAGTAAACCCTTGCCTCTGCTTTGCTCCAGGTGGAGTCCTCCTGGACTGGAGGAGCAGCAAGGCAGGCAGTGCCTCCCCAGCCTCCAGTGTGCACAGGAGCGCTGAAAAATCTCAACTCGATCACTAATTCAACACGGTGTGGATGGTGCTGCAGCATCTCCTGGATGCTGGGGAAAGGgagcttcaaaataaaaccagctgGGGCTGACAAACCGTCTTTGAAGATAACATACTCCCACCTAGTGGCTCCCTTATGATCAGGAAAATGCACTGTGCAGATCTCCAGCAAATCGGTAACGGCTAACTACGAAACTCGCATTTAAAAAACGAGTAAATCACATGTTTACTAAGTTGATGTAACTGCTCAGTAGGTTTAGAAATATTGATGTTGATTTCCTGTTTCACTATTGCAACATCTAACCAGAAAGCAGGAAGGAACAGTCAAACTGCATAGCACTGATTTTGTTTATAGTTGCCCACAATGTAGTGGCTcttgttttagtttttcattGCAATTTTGGTTGTTCACTAGGCTTCGTAGAGAAGAAAACAGCtaaatgcagaaaagcatttaaaaatcattctgttaGCCCTACTTAATGAATATTATAAAAAACTCCACAGAAAAGTCATGGGATTCTATGTGTGTATAATACAcaattatgtgtgtgtatataaatgaaagacacacacaaaaccacaggtTACATTGCTTGAGACCTTCTCAATTGTGTCTCCAAGCACAGCATTATATCCTTAAAGCCtcaggaaaaatataaagaaaattacaCAGAAGCACTGTAAGCTGTTTAACTATAATTGGCATTGACAGTCCAGAGTTTCCTGACTTAAAAGCTAGTTAGCAGCTCCCAGCAGATGGATTATAAATTAAAAGGATGTGAGCTTGATAAATTGATGCTTTTTAGGATTCTCAGAATAAGCTGGAATTCAAAGCCAAGTATGAAGAGCTTAAAGAAAGAGTGGACTCTTTTCCACTTCTCAAACTACaataaaggtattttaaatatttaaatctaggaaaagtaaaaattaaatcttttttctcccttgttgCACTCAATGTAATTTATTTCCCAGAATTATTAAGTATTCAAAAGGTAATGTGATATAAAAATCTTCAGCTTCCCTGGTAAAGTACCCGTTCCATGTCTGGGACAGATCAGGTATGACTAAAGACTTTAGAGTTTGATGCCTGATGCCTCTTTGGTTCCAATGCTGAAACACACTCTAAGGCTTCTGCAGAAGCTACCATAAATTCAAGTATTTTCTGACAGtatttgcagagaaataaaaaactgaGCAGTGACTGAGAGGGGACTGTCTCTGATCTTTCCAGGCCCTCTGGTGAGGACTGAGACACCAGCGGTGTGATGAAAGGAAGCCCGCTCCATAGATCTTTGTGCTTCAcatccttgtgaaagaaaactttGGTTTCCAGCTTGTTGGGGCCGTAGACACTTTCATAAGCACTAAACCCACCAAACCTCTTCAATTGCTGCTGTACAGATGTGCGGAGGATATACTGCCATTTCAGCATTCATTTAAGACGTCTGCCTAAAAAGC encodes:
- the LRAT gene encoding lecithin retinol acyltransferase, whose amino-acid sequence is MKNSVPQAASLLLEKLLLLVHVRPLPAGSGGETPPPPAPGYYDTSCFKRGDLLEVPRTLFIHFGIYLGENRVAHLMPDILPAFTGDRRQIQQVVTNKRLILGVITKTASIRVDTVEDFAYGGSILVNHMDRLFEDQVLGSEEAARRAEKLVGATAYSLLWNNCEHFVTYCRYGAPVSFQTDKFCETVKMIIRDQRSVLASVLVGLASIVCLGLAPSTTLPTIFIPFFLWMAG